From the Porphyrobacter sp. CACIAM 03H1 genome, the window TCGAGGCCGACGCCGATCTCAACCCGCTCGGGCGGGCGATGGCCTGGGGGCAGCTGTCGCGGGTGGTGAAGAACCGCCTCGCCTTCGGCGCGCTATGGCGGGAGCGGCCCGAATTGCTAGAAACCCCGCTCGCCCCGCCGATCATCGTCATCGGCCATATGCGGAGCGGCACCACCCGCATCCACACCCTGCTGGCGGCGGACCCGGCCTTTTCGCACACCCGCTATTGCGACGCCTATCACCCCGTCCCCGCGCCGCTGGGCATGAACCGGGTCAAGGCGGCGTTGGAGTTGGCCATGCTGGGCGCGCTCAACCCGTGGATGCAGTCGATCCACCCGATGGCGCCGGCGGCGGTCGAGGAGGAGCTGGCGTGGATCTCCGCCGCGCTCCACCATTCGATCTACGAGAGCCAGTGGCACATCCCCGCCTATTCCGCTTGGAGCGAGGCGCGCGATCCTGCCGCCGTCTATCGCGAGTTCGCGCGCATCCTCGCCACCGACGCCGCGCACCGGGGCATTGCCGAGCGTCCCCGCGTCCTCAAGGTCCCCGCCTTCGCCGAGGACTTGTCGACCCTGCTCGCCCTGTTCCCCGACGCGCGTCTGGTGCTGGCGGAGCGCGAGCACGAGGCGGTGCTGAAAAGCGCGATCAGCCTTGCGGCGAACCAGATGGCGATGCAGTCGGATTCGTGCTGCCTCGAGAGAATCGAGGCGCGCTGGCGCCACAAGATCGCCCTGCGGGAGGCGCGCATAGCGGCGGAGCTGGGGGGCTGGGACGGGCGGATCGCGCGGGCCAGCTTCGATGCGCTCAACGAGGATTGGGAATCCGCCATCGCCTCCGTCTACGCCGAACTGGGCCTCATCCTCACCCCTGAGGCGCTCGGCGCGATGCGCCGCGTGATGGCGGCGAGCGAAGCGGGGCACCACCACGCGCACCGCGAACAGCTCGCGCGGTTCGCCGCCTCGCCGCGCTGAGCGCGTCGACCTGCCTCACCGCGCTTCCTCGGCATCGATGTTACTCTATATCATCGAGGGATGAACGCCTTCCTCGACTTCTTCAACGATCCCGCCACCGCCCCGCGCTATGCCGAGGGGCCGCCACGCTTCACGCCGGGCTTCGGCGACATGCAGACAATGACCGCGATCCTGATGGCGGAGCGGGCCGGGCCCGAGGCCGAGGTCCTGGTGCTGGGCGCAGGCGGCGGGCTGGAACTTGCGGCCTTCGCGGCGCTGTTCCCGCGCTGGCGCTTCGTCGCGGTCGATCCCGCCGGACCGATGCTGGCGCAGGCGCGCGAGGTGATGGGGGAGGCGGCGGCGCGGGCGCGCTTCGTCGAGGGCCTGATCGAAAACGCGCCTGCCGGGCCCTTTGCCGCGGGATGCTGCCTGCTGACGCTCCACTTCCTGGAAAGCGGCGAGCGGCTCGAGACCTTGCGCGCGGTCCGCCGCAGGCTCGCACCGGGCGCGCCCTTCGTCGCGGTGCATTGCAGCTTCCCGCAGGCCGAGCCCGATCGCACGACGTGGCTCGACCGCTATGAAGCCTTCGCGCTCGTGCAGGGCGTTGATGCGCAGCTGGCCGCGAAGGCGCGGGCGGTCACGACAAGCCTGCCGGTGCTCGACCCCGCCGAGGACGAAGCCCTGCTGCGCGAGGCGGGCTTCGGGGATGTCAACTTGTTCTATGCCGGCTTCGGCTGGCGGGGCTGGGTCGGCTACGCCTGACCCGCCCCGCCGGCACGGATTGGGTCAGCCGACGATCTCTTCGTCCTTGAAGAAGAAGGCGATCTCGATCGCGGCGTTTTCTTCGCTGTCCGAACCGTGGACTGTGTTCTCGCCGATCGAGAGGGCCAGTTCCTTGCGGATCGTGCCCGGGGCGGCGTCGGCGGGGTTGGTGGCGCCCATCACTTCGCGGTTCTTGGCGACGGCGTCCTCGCCCTCGAGCACCTGCACCACCACCGGCTCGCTCATCATGAACTCGACCAGCTCGCCGAAGAAGGGGCGCTCCTTGTGGACCGCGTAGAAGCCCTCGGCCTGTTCGCGGGTCATGTGGATGCGCTTGGAGGCGACGACGCGCAGGCCGGCGTCTTCCAGCATCTTGGTGACCGCACCGGTCAGGTTGCGGCGGGTGGCATCGGGCTTGATGATCGAAAAGGTACGGGTGACCGCCATGGGAAGCTCCTGTGAACGTCTTTTGTTGTTGGGGGAGAGTTTGGCCGCGCCCCTAGATGCTGCGCTGCAAAATGGCAAGCCTGTGCGGGCGGGCCTGCCGATGTGCGGCGGACCCGCGCCGATCAACGGCGCCGGGGCGCGCTGGCAGGCCGGTTCAGCCGCCCTTTTCGCTGCCGATGATGATCTGTCCGGTCGTGGGCTTCCCGTCGGTCGCGGTGACCGAGAGCGAGGAGCCGTCGGCCTTGCGCTCGCCGCCGACCATGCGCGTGCCGTTGGTGTTCATCTCGAGCTGGATGTCGAACCCGGCCGCCTTGGCCGCGTCGCGGTAGTGGGCGACGACCGCCTCGGCGGGAGCGTCGGCCTCGAAGGTGATCATCGTGCCCTGCCCGCCGGGCTGGTTGACGACGGTGTTGGTGACGATCTTCGATCCGGGGAACAGGGTGAACCCGTCCGGCAGGCTGACCGGCACCCCCGCGCCCGAGCGCATGGTGGCGGTGCCGTCCGGCCCCTCGACCGTCATGCTGGTCTCGCCGGTGTCCTTGTCGATGGTGTATTCGGCGTTCTGGCCGTCCTCGGTGGTGAACTCGCCCGAGGTCTCCGAACCGCAGGCGGCGAGCGCCAGCGCGGCGGCGCCTGCGAGGATGATGGCGGTCTTGCGCATGGATCATGTCCCCCCTGTCACTGGGGCGGGAGCATCCCCCATCGGCGGCCCGGGCGCAAGCCCTCAGCCCTTCTTGACCCAGCGCCCGTCTTCCTGCGCGAAATAGGCGCGCTCGATGCCCTCGCGCCCGTCCTGCGCGCGCCACGCCTGCCGCGCCTCGGGTGCGAGGTCGGGGGGGAAGAGCAGGAAGACGCGGGCGAAGCCGGGGCAGTCGCGGAAGGTGCCGTCGGCGAGGATCAGGTGGCTCGCGCCGTTGGCGGCGACGGGCTCTGCAGCGAGCAGGATCGGCTGGCGCTCGGCTCCCGGCGCATCGGCGGCGCCGTGGGCGAGGAAGCTTTCCGGCCCCGCCTGCCACAGCGCGGCATCGATCGCGGCGCGCTGCCCGGCATCGGCCGAAACGACCAGCACGCGCTCACCCTGCCCGATCGCGCGCCGGGCGATGAGGGTGACGACCTTCTCGACCGGATCGTCGGTGACCTGCCAGAAATCCAGTTTCATGAGTCTTGGTCGTCCTACCGCTGCGCTACTTGAGGACGGGGGCCTTCCCCCGCCTGCACCGATCGGAACAATACTTCACATTGTCCCAGTCCCGCTCCCACTTCTTGCGCCATGCGAAGGGCAGCCCGCAGGCGAGGCAGGTCTTGGTGGGCAGGTCACTTTTCTTCCGCATTTTTGGCATGAACGGCCTACCGCTTCGCTACTCGAGGCCGTTCATGCGTGGCATCAACCCTCGACCACATCCCGCACGAACTGGTCGATCAGGCGCACGCCGTAGCCGGTCGCACCCTTGTCCCAGGTGTGGCCGGGCTTGTTCGACCAGACCATCCCCGCGATGTCGAGGTGCGCCCAGGGGGTGCCTTCCTTGACGAAGCGCTGGAGGAACTGCGCCGCGGTGATGGAACCGGCCTCGCGCGGGCCGATGTTCTTGATGTCGGCGACCGGCGAATCGATCAGCTTGTCGTAAGCGGGGCCGAGCGGCATCCGCCACAGCTTGTCGCCGCTCGCCTTGCCGGCGGCGTCGAGCTGCTGGGCGAGCGTGTCGTCATTGGCGAACATCCCGCCATACTCGTTGCCGAGCGAGATGATCATCGCGCCGGTCAGCGTCGCGAGGTCGACGATCCGGGCGGGGGCATATTGCTCCTGCGCCCAGTGGAGCGCGTCGCACAGCACCAGCCGGCCTTCGGCATCGGTGTTGAGCACCTCGACCGTCTGGCCGCTCATGGTGGTGACGATGTCGCCGGGGCGCTGGGCCTTGCCGTCGGGCATGTTCTCGACGAGGCCCATGACGCCGATGACGTTGGCCTTGGCCTTGCGGCCCGCCAGCGCGAGCATCGCGCCCGCGACCGCGCCCGCGCCGCCCATGTCCCACTTCATGTCTTCCATGCCGGGGCCGGGCTTCAGCGAGATGCCGCCGGTGTCGAAGGTCACGCCCTTGCCGACGAAGACCGTGGGCGCCTCGCCCGCCGCGCCGCCGTTCAAGCGGATCGCGAGCAGCCGGGATTCGCGCTCCGAACCCTTGCCGACGCCGAGCAGCGCGCCCATGCCGAGCGCCTCCATCTCGGGTTCGCCCAGCACCGTGATCTCGACCCCGGTGCCCGCGAAGGCTTCCTCGCAGGCAGCGACGAAGGTGGCGGGGTAGATGATGTTGGCGGGCTCGGTCACGAGGCGGCGGGTGAATTCGACCCCGCGGGCGACCGCTTCCTCGCGGGCCCATGCGGCCTCGGTGCCCTCGGGCGCGTTGGCGACGTGGACCGCGGCGAGCGAGGGCCGCTTGTCGGCGGCAAGCCGCGTGCGATAGGCGTCGTGCCGCCACGCGCGCAGGCGCAGGCCCAGCAGCACCGCCGCGGCGTCATCCGCCGAAAGGCCCGCACCGCCAAGGTCGAGCGCCAGCGCCGTCTCGCCCGAGACCAGATACTTGGCCGTGATCGCCGCGCCGGCGCGTTCGCAATTGGCGCGGCGGTCGGCGGAGCCGGTCTCGCCAAGGCCCGCCAGCGCGATCCGCCGGACCGCCCCGCCCACGCCTGCGAAGCCCTCGAACAGCTGCCCCGCCCGGCCCGAGAAGCGCGATGCGGCCGCGCCCTCGACGATCGTCTCGTCCAGCCCGGAGAGGCTCTGGCCCTGATTGATCACCCGCGCCTGGAGGCGGACATCGGAGGGAGCGGCGGCGGTGAAATGGATCTGCATGGATACTCCGGCAAAGGCTTGTGCAGGCACGCCAGCGGAAGGGCGGCCACGAGGTGTCCCGCGCGTGCGACGAACCGTGCGAAAGGCCCCGCCGCCCCGGGCGCAATGGCGATTGCGATTAGGCCCGAGCGGTGCAATAGGCAAGGCCATGTCGGGAGGCTCTCACGTGGACACGCGCATCGCCGCGGACCCCGCCCAGCGCCTCCCGGCGCGGGGCGCGGCTCGCTCGCGCCTGTCGCGCCTTGCGCTCGCGCTCGTCCTCGGCGCCGCCGCCGCGCCGCTCGCCGCGCAGGACGATGCCCCGGCACCCGAGGAGGCCGAAGAAACCGCCCGCCGGATCGACTTCGAGGCGCGCGAGCTCGCCTACAACAGCGAAAGCGACATCGTCACCGCCCGCGGCGACGTGATCCTGCGCTCGGAGGACCGCTCGGTCCGCGCCGACGAGGTGATCTGGGACCGCAACACCGGCCGGATCATCGCCAGCGGCAATATCCGCCTCGTCGACGAGGCCGGCAATCAGCTCTTCACCGATCAGGTCGAACTCACCGAGGAATTCGACACCGGCGCCATGAGCGAACTGCTGATCGCCCTGCGCGCCGGAGGCCGGCTCGCCGCGCGCTCGGCGGAACGCGGGGCGGACGGGAGCGCGGTGCTGACCGATGCCGCCTATTCGGCCTGCCCGGTGGTCGATGCCGAGGGCTGCCCGCAGGACCCGAGCTGGCGCGTCACCGCCCGGCGGGTGATCTACGACCAGAAGGCCAACCGCGTGCGGTTCGAGGGCGCGATGCTCGAACTCTTCGGCGCGCGCATCCTGCCCCTGCCGGGCCTCGCGATCCGCACCGATGGCAAGGCGGAAAGCGGCTTTCTGGTGCCCGACGTGCGGGTCACGCAGGTCAACGGCTTCGAGCTTTCGGGCGAATACTACTGGCGCGTCGCCGACAATGCCGATCTGACGCTGGGCGCCTATGTCTTCTCCAACGCCGCCCCGATGGCGAGCGCGAAATGGCGGCACCTCACCGAGAAGGGCGCCTATCAGGCCAGCGGCTTCGTCACCTTTTCCGACCGCGCGACCGATTTCACCGGGGGCGAGAGCTTCCGCAGCGATCCTCGCGGCTATTTCGACGGCAACGGCCGCTTCCAGTTCTCGCCCGACTGGAGCCTGACCGGCTCGATCCGCCTCGCCAGCGACCGCACCTTCCTGCGCCGCTACGACATCAGCCGCGACGATCGGCTGCGCTCGACCCTCAATCTCGAACGCATCACCGACCGGTCCTATCTCTCGATCGCCGGCTGGGCGACCCAGACCCTGCGGCTGAACGCGGATCAGGGGCAGGTGCCGCTCGCCCTGCCCGCCATCGACTACCGCCAGAAGATCGGCGACACCGTGCTCGGCGGCAACCTGATGGTGCAGGCCAACACCCTCGCCCTGCTGCGCAACGACGGGCAGGACACCCAGCGCGCCTTCGCGGGCGCGCAGTGGGACTGGAAGCGCCTCACCGGCATGGGGCAGGTCGTGACGCTCACCGGGCTGGTGCGCGGCGATGTCTACAACACCAGCAATTCGCTCGCGACGACCACGCTGTCCTATCGCGGCACCGAGGGCTGGACCACGCGCGGCATCGCCACCGCCGCGCTCGACATCGAATGGCCGTTCGCTGGCGCCGCCTTCGGGGGGACGCAGGTGTTCAAGCCGCGGCTGCAATTCGTTGCCAGCCCGAAGATCCGCAACCTCGCCGTTCCCAACGAGGACGCCCGCGCCATCGATCTCGAGGATTCCAACCTCTTCGCCCTCAACCGCTTCCCCGGCTACGACCGGGTCGAGGATGGCAGCCGCGTGACCTGGGGCGTCGACTGGGAGTTGCAGCGCCCGGGCTGGCGGGTGCGTTCGACCGTCGGCCAGTCCTTCCGGCTGGAGCGGCCCGAACCCGGCCTGTTCCCCGAAGGCACCGGCCTGTCCGAGCGCGTCTCCGATTTCGTCGGCCGCACCGAGGTGCGTTTCCGCAACCTCGTCAGCTTCACCCACCGCTTCCGGCTCGACAAGGACAATTTCGCGGTGCGCCGCAACGAGATCGACGCGACCATCGGCTCGCGCCGCACCTATCTCGAGGTCGGCTACCTCAGGCTCGACCGCGACATCGCCACCGTCGAGGACCTGCGCGACCGCGAGGAACTGCGCGCCGCCGCGCGGGTGGCGATCGGGCGCAAGTGGTCGGTGTTCGGCTCGGGCGTGTTCAACCTCACCGATCCCGAGGAAGACCCGGTATTCCAGCCCGACGGATTCGAGCCGATCCGCACGCGCCTCGGCATCGCCTATGCCGACGACTGCATCGAATTCGGCACCACCTGGCGGCGCGACTTCATCGACGCGGGCGACGCGCGGCGCGGCAACGCATTCCAGGTGTTCTTCGCCCTGCGCAACCTCGGCTTCCGCTAACCCCGAACCCGATGCCTGCAACAATTGGCAGGGCGGACAAATGGCGTTAAAGGGGCCGCGGAAGGCTGGTTGCCCGGGACTCAGCTTCCATTCAGCCGGTGCGGGGCATCGGCACCCCATCACGCACACGATGGGTGCGGGAATTTCGAGAAGGCGGATTGAACGCGTGAGAGTGAAGCTGTTTTCCAAGGCCCTGCTGGCCCGGACCGGAAGCGTGCTGGCGGCAGCCGGCCTCGTGGGCCTTGCCCTCACCCCGGCCACCCTGCCCGCCCAGACCGTCGCCGTGCCGACCGCGGACAATCCCTTCGGCCTGCCCGAGGACATCACCCTGTTCGGCAAGGCCGACCCGGACAAGCGCACCGCGACCGCGATCGTCAACGGCTATGTCATCACCGGCACCGACATCGATCAGCGCGTGGCGCTGGTGACGGCGGCCTCGGAAGCGCCGATCGCAGAGGAAGAAATGCTGCGCCTGCGCGTGCAGGTGCTGCGCAACCTGATCGACGAGACGCTCAAGATCCAGGCCGCCGAAGCGGCCGAACTGGCGGTCAAGCGCGAGGAGGTCGAACAGACCTACCAGCAGCTCGCCGGCCAGAACTTCGGCGGCGATACCAAGAAGATGGACGCCTACCTGGCCTCGATCGGCTCCTCTGCGGCCTCGCTCAAGCGCCAGATCGAGGGCGAAGTGGCATGGGAGAACCTCCTGCGCCGCAACATCATGCCTTTCGTCAACGTCTCGGCCGAAGAGGTCAACGACGTGCTCAAGCGCATGAACGAGGCCAAGGGCACCGACGAATACCGGGTCGGCGAGATCTTCCTCTCGGCCACCACCGAAAACCGCGCGACGGTGCTGCAGAACGCCCAGGCGATCATGCAGCAGCTCCAGCAGGGCGGCAGCTTCGTCGCCTATGCGCGGCAATATTCCGAGGCGAGCAGCGCGGTCGTCGGCGGCGATCTGGGCTGGCTGCGGCTCGGCCAGCTCCCCCCGCAGCTCGCCGCATCGCTGCGCAACATGCAGGCCGGGCAGTTGCAGGGCCCGATCGAGATCCCGGGCGGCTTCTCGATCGTCTACCTCATCAACAAGCGCCAGGTGCTGATGGCCGATCCGTCCGAGGCGATGCTGAGCCTCAAGCAGATCTCGATCGACTTCCCCGATGGGGTGACCCAGGCCCAGGCCGAGGCGCGGGTGGCCGAGTTCAACACCTACCTCCAGTCGCTGCGCGGCTGCGCCGATGTCGAGGCGGGGGCGGCGAAGATCGGGGCGGAGGTCGTCTCGAACGACCAGATCAAGGCCGCGAACCTGCCCGAACAGCTGCGCGCGATCATCCTCAACCTCCAGATCGGCCAGGCGACCCCGCCCTTCGGCGGGATCCAGGAAGGCGTGCGCGTGCTGATGCTGTGCGGGCGCGACGATCCCAAGGATTCGGGCGCGCCGACCTTCGCGGCGGTGATGGACCAGATCGAGCAGGAGCGCGTCAACAAGCGCGCCCAGCGGTTCCTGCGCGACCTCCGCAACGACGCCTATATCGAGTACAATTGACGCCGGGCAGTTCATCTCCGGGCGCCCCGCTCGCGATCACGCTGGGCGATCCGGCGGGCATCGGCCCGGAAGTGATCCTCGGCGCATGGGCGCGATTGCGGGCCGAACGCCGCGCGCCGCCCGCCTTCGTGGCCGGCGGGCCGGAGCTTTTGCGAAATGCCGCCGAAAGGCTCGGGATCGACTGCCCGATCGTGCCGATCGCGGAACCGGCCGATGCGCAGTTCGCCTCGGCTGCGGGACTGCCCGTGATGGCGGGGCTCGATGGCATGTCGTCGCCCGGTCATCCCACGGTCGTTGGCGCCCGGTTGGCGCTCGGTTCGCTGCAATGGGGGGCGAAACTGGTGCTGTCGGGGGAGGCGGCGGGGCTGGTGACGGCCCCGATATCGAAGGCGGCATTGGCGGCGGTGGGCTGGGACTATCCGGGCCAGACCGAATTCCTCGCCGAGGCCTGCGGGCGACCCTGGCGCGACGCGGTGATGATGCTGGCGGGGCCTTCGCTGCGCACCGTGCCGCTGACCGTCCATGTCGCGCTCGCCGAGGTGCCGGGGCTGATTTCGGAGGGCCTGATCCTCCACAAGGCGCGCATCGTGGTGGAAGGATTGCGCAGGAATTTCGGTGTGTTGCAGCCCAGACTTGCGATTGCGGCGCTGAACCCCCACGCGGGCGAAGGCGGCCAGTTCGGCGACGAGGAGGCGCGCATCATCGCCCCCGCCATCGCCGCGCTCCGGGCCGAGGGGATCGATGCCTTCGGCCCCGTCCCGGGCGACGCGCTGTTCACCCCGCGCGCCCGCGCCGGCTATGACGCGGCGCTGTGCATGTATCACGATCAGGCACTTATCCCCTTGAAAGCACTGGAATTCGACGAGGGTGTGAACGTCACGCTCGGCCTGCCGATCATCCGCACCTCCCCTGATCACGGCACCGCCTTCGACATCGCGGGCAAGGGTCTGGCGGACCCGGGCGCGATGGCGGCGGCGATCAGCATGGCGAGCGGGATGGCCGAGGCGCGGGCTAGTGCCGATGCCTGAGCTCCCCCCGATCCGCGAGGTTATCCAGAGACATAACCTCGCCGCCTCCAAGGCGCTGGGGCAGAATTTCCTGCTCGACGAACAGTTGCTCGCCCGCATCGCCGCGCTCCCGGGCGATCTTGCGGGCCAGCAGGTGCTCGAGGTCGGCCCCGGCCCCGGCGGTCTCACCCGCGCGCTGCTGCGCGCCGGGGCGCGGGTCACCGCCATCGAGATGGACCGCCGCTGCCTCCCCGCGCTGGCTGAACTGGGCGAGAGCTTTCCCGGACAACTGACTGTTATCGAAGGCGATGCTCTCAAGCTCGATCATGCGGAACTGATGGGCGGGGAGCCGTTCCACGTCCTCTCGAACCTGCCGTACAATGTCGGCACCGCGCTGTTCGTGCGCTGGCTCGGCGGGGAAAGCTGGCCGCCCCTCTGGCGCTCGCTCACCCTTATGTTCCAGCGCGAGGTGGCCGACCGGATCGTCGCCGCCGCGGGCGAGGATGCCTATGGCCGCCTCGCCGTGCTCGCCCAGTGGCGGGCCGAGGCGCGCCTCGCGATGAAGGTGCACCGCAGCGCCTTCACCCCGCCGCCCAAGGTGATGAGCGCGATCGTGCACGTCACCCCCGCCGCCGCACCCGAGGGCGTCAGCGCACGCACTCTCGAACGTCTCACGGAAGCCGCCTTCGGCCAGCGCCGCAAGATGCTGCGCCAGAGCATGAAGAGCGTGCCGGGCGCACTGGAGGCGCTGGCGGCGCTCGGCATCGACGAGACGCGCCGTGCGGAAACGGTCAGCGTAGCCGAATTCGTCAGCGTGGCGCGGGCACTCGGTTAGCGGCGGGGCCAGACATTTCACGCACCAGCTCGGCCCGTCGCAGCATCAGATCGAGGATTTCGGACCTCTCGGCAGCCCATTGCATGATGTTGGAAAACATCTGGATCTCGATCCCGTCGACGCCTTCCATACGGATGCCGTACTCCTTGTCGGACATGTCCCATGCGGCAGGTTCGACCGTCATCCTGTCGAACGGCAGAAACAGGTCTCGGCAGCCGTAACGGAACGGCGGCACGATCGACAGGCTCAGGCCCTCGGGATGAACGCCGACCACAACGGGCGGATGGCGATGCGATTTGAGATCGCCCGACATATGCCCCCAGCGAAAACCCGGCTTCGCAAAGCGCACCATGCCTGTCAGCTTTTTCGCCAGCGGTTCGCGCGGTTCGAAGGCGGCGTAAAGCTGTTCGTACTCGCGCCAGCGGGAATTGCTGGCGTGCATGATGTAGAACGCCAGCCCACCGAAGAAAGCGAGGCTG encodes:
- the ndk gene encoding nucleoside-diphosphate kinase; amino-acid sequence: MAVTRTFSIIKPDATRRNLTGAVTKMLEDAGLRVVASKRIHMTREQAEGFYAVHKERPFFGELVEFMMSEPVVVQVLEGEDAVAKNREVMGATNPADAAPGTIRKELALSIGENTVHGSDSEENAAIEIAFFFKDEEIVG
- a CDS encoding peptidylprolyl isomerase, with the translated sequence MKLFSKALLARTGSVLAAAGLVGLALTPATLPAQTVAVPTADNPFGLPEDITLFGKADPDKRTATAIVNGYVITGTDIDQRVALVTAASEAPIAEEEMLRLRVQVLRNLIDETLKIQAAEAAELAVKREEVEQTYQQLAGQNFGGDTKKMDAYLASIGSSAASLKRQIEGEVAWENLLRRNIMPFVNVSAEEVNDVLKRMNEAKGTDEYRVGEIFLSATTENRATVLQNAQAIMQQLQQGGSFVAYARQYSEASSAVVGGDLGWLRLGQLPPQLAASLRNMQAGQLQGPIEIPGGFSIVYLINKRQVLMADPSEAMLSLKQISIDFPDGVTQAQAEARVAEFNTYLQSLRGCADVEAGAAKIGAEVVSNDQIKAANLPEQLRAIILNLQIGQATPPFGGIQEGVRVLMLCGRDDPKDSGAPTFAAVMDQIEQERVNKRAQRFLRDLRNDAYIEYN
- a CDS encoding LPS-assembly protein LptD; amino-acid sequence: MDTRIAADPAQRLPARGAARSRLSRLALALVLGAAAAPLAAQDDAPAPEEAEETARRIDFEARELAYNSESDIVTARGDVILRSEDRSVRADEVIWDRNTGRIIASGNIRLVDEAGNQLFTDQVELTEEFDTGAMSELLIALRAGGRLAARSAERGADGSAVLTDAAYSACPVVDAEGCPQDPSWRVTARRVIYDQKANRVRFEGAMLELFGARILPLPGLAIRTDGKAESGFLVPDVRVTQVNGFELSGEYYWRVADNADLTLGAYVFSNAAPMASAKWRHLTEKGAYQASGFVTFSDRATDFTGGESFRSDPRGYFDGNGRFQFSPDWSLTGSIRLASDRTFLRRYDISRDDRLRSTLNLERITDRSYLSIAGWATQTLRLNADQGQVPLALPAIDYRQKIGDTVLGGNLMVQANTLALLRNDGQDTQRAFAGAQWDWKRLTGMGQVVTLTGLVRGDVYNTSNSLATTTLSYRGTEGWTTRGIATAALDIEWPFAGAAFGGTQVFKPRLQFVASPKIRNLAVPNEDARAIDLEDSNLFALNRFPGYDRVEDGSRVTWGVDWELQRPGWRVRSTVGQSFRLERPEPGLFPEGTGLSERVSDFVGRTEVRFRNLVSFTHRFRLDKDNFAVRRNEIDATIGSRRTYLEVGYLRLDRDIATVEDLRDREELRAAARVAIGRKWSVFGSGVFNLTDPEEDPVFQPDGFEPIRTRLGIAYADDCIEFGTTWRRDFIDAGDARRGNAFQVFFALRNLGFR
- a CDS encoding class I SAM-dependent methyltransferase — its product is MNAFLDFFNDPATAPRYAEGPPRFTPGFGDMQTMTAILMAERAGPEAEVLVLGAGGGLELAAFAALFPRWRFVAVDPAGPMLAQAREVMGEAAARARFVEGLIENAPAGPFAAGCCLLTLHFLESGERLETLRAVRRRLAPGAPFVAVHCSFPQAEPDRTTWLDRYEAFALVQGVDAQLAAKARAVTTSLPVLDPAEDEALLREAGFGDVNLFYAGFGWRGWVGYA
- a CDS encoding DUF2256 domain-containing protein produces the protein MPKMRKKSDLPTKTCLACGLPFAWRKKWERDWDNVKYCSDRCRRGKAPVLK
- the rsmA gene encoding 16S rRNA (adenine(1518)-N(6)/adenine(1519)-N(6))-dimethyltransferase RsmA, which encodes MPELPPIREVIQRHNLAASKALGQNFLLDEQLLARIAALPGDLAGQQVLEVGPGPGGLTRALLRAGARVTAIEMDRRCLPALAELGESFPGQLTVIEGDALKLDHAELMGGEPFHVLSNLPYNVGTALFVRWLGGESWPPLWRSLTLMFQREVADRIVAAAGEDAYGRLAVLAQWRAEARLAMKVHRSAFTPPPKVMSAIVHVTPAAAPEGVSARTLERLTEAAFGQRRKMLRQSMKSVPGALEALAALGIDETRRAETVSVAEFVSVARALG
- a CDS encoding leucyl aminopeptidase; its protein translation is MQIHFTAAAPSDVRLQARVINQGQSLSGLDETIVEGAAASRFSGRAGQLFEGFAGVGGAVRRIALAGLGETGSADRRANCERAGAAITAKYLVSGETALALDLGGAGLSADDAAAVLLGLRLRAWRHDAYRTRLAADKRPSLAAVHVANAPEGTEAAWAREEAVARGVEFTRRLVTEPANIIYPATFVAACEEAFAGTGVEITVLGEPEMEALGMGALLGVGKGSERESRLLAIRLNGGAAGEAPTVFVGKGVTFDTGGISLKPGPGMEDMKWDMGGAGAVAGAMLALAGRKAKANVIGVMGLVENMPDGKAQRPGDIVTTMSGQTVEVLNTDAEGRLVLCDALHWAQEQYAPARIVDLATLTGAMIISLGNEYGGMFANDDTLAQQLDAAGKASGDKLWRMPLGPAYDKLIDSPVADIKNIGPREAGSITAAQFLQRFVKEGTPWAHLDIAGMVWSNKPGHTWDKGATGYGVRLIDQFVRDVVEG
- a CDS encoding DNA polymerase III subunit chi produces the protein MKLDFWQVTDDPVEKVVTLIARRAIGQGERVLVVSADAGQRAAIDAALWQAGPESFLAHGAADAPGAERQPILLAAEPVAANGASHLILADGTFRDCPGFARVFLLFPPDLAPEARQAWRAQDGREGIERAYFAQEDGRWVKKG
- the pdxA gene encoding 4-hydroxythreonine-4-phosphate dehydrogenase PdxA encodes the protein MTPGSSSPGAPLAITLGDPAGIGPEVILGAWARLRAERRAPPAFVAGGPELLRNAAERLGIDCPIVPIAEPADAQFASAAGLPVMAGLDGMSSPGHPTVVGARLALGSLQWGAKLVLSGEAAGLVTAPISKAALAAVGWDYPGQTEFLAEACGRPWRDAVMMLAGPSLRTVPLTVHVALAEVPGLISEGLILHKARIVVEGLRRNFGVLQPRLAIAALNPHAGEGGQFGDEEARIIAPAIAALRAEGIDAFGPVPGDALFTPRARAGYDAALCMYHDQALIPLKALEFDEGVNVTLGLPIIRTSPDHGTAFDIAGKGLADPGAMAAAISMASGMAEARASADA
- a CDS encoding sulfotransferase, which codes for MPPTRDHLLARGPLAERANAFLGRAWERGWLPPPVLDPEALWALAAKPYGARAEDVEHGGRSGEDVADFRERLVRLIAAIEADADLNPLGRAMAWGQLSRVVKNRLAFGALWRERPELLETPLAPPIIVIGHMRSGTTRIHTLLAADPAFSHTRYCDAYHPVPAPLGMNRVKAALELAMLGALNPWMQSIHPMAPAAVEEELAWISAALHHSIYESQWHIPAYSAWSEARDPAAVYREFARILATDAAHRGIAERPRVLKVPAFAEDLSTLLALFPDARLVLAEREHEAVLKSAISLAANQMAMQSDSCCLERIEARWRHKIALREARIAAELGGWDGRIARASFDALNEDWESAIASVYAELGLILTPEALGAMRRVMAASEAGHHHAHREQLARFAASPR